The sequence below is a genomic window from Rhodococcus sp. 4CII.
GCAGTTGGTACCTGCCGTCTCCCGCGCCACCCGCGTGCTGGAGACACTGGTTCAGCAGTCCGCCGGGGCGACGCTCACCGAGCTGGCCAAGCAGTGCGCCCTGGCGAAGAGCACGGCATCGGTCCTGCTCCGGACCATGGTGGTCGAGGGCCTCGTCGTGTACGACCAGGAGACGCGTCGGTACAACCTCGGCCCGCTGCTCGTGGAGTTCGGCGTCGCTGCGATCGCGCGAACGTCGGCGGTCGCCGCGTCGCGGACGTACATGGAGTGGTTGGCCGAGCGGACCGAGCTGGCATGTCTCGCCATCCAGCCGATGCCGGACGGGCACTTCACGGCGATCGCGAAGATCGAGAGCCGTAAGGCCGTCAAGGTCACCATCGAGGTCGGCGCGCGCTTCGACCGAGATACTCCGTTGATCAGCCGACTCGCGGCAGCATGGCCGAGCCGGGGTCGCCTGGAGGTTGTCGAGTATTCCGCCGAGGAACTCGAGGAGCTCCGGGCGCAGGGCTACGGCGCGGTCTACGGCGAATACCGGCCGGAACTCAACGTCGTGGGAGTTCCTGTGTTCGACCGCGACGGTGAGCCGTGCCTGTTCATTGCCCTGCTGGGTATCGGTGACGACCTCACGGCCGAGGGTGTGGCCGGGATCGCCGAGTACCTGGTAACGGCTTCGAGGGAGATCAGCTCGCATATCGGCGGCCGCATCCCCGAGGATTTCCCGGTGCCGGTGGGGACACCCGACCTCGGCGCCCGGCGCGGCTGACCAACCGGCATTTTTCTTCATGCGGCGGCCCCGCCGGGGCCCGCCGCTCCGAGTCGACCCTCAACGGTCGGCTGCCCGCCTGCGGTGCAACAGCCGGAGGTGTCCCGTCCAACGTTTGTAGGAGACATAGATGAAGAGCAGCAAAATCGCCGTCGTCGGCGGCACCGGACCCCAGGGTAAGGGGTTGGCCTACCGGTTCGCAGCGGCCGGCTGGCCCGTCGTCATCGGATCGCGTTCGGCCGAACGCGCGGAGGAGGCGGCGGCCGAGGTGCGCAGACACGCCGGTGACGGCGCCGTGGTCAGCGCCGCCGACAATGCGTCGGCTGCCGCCGACTGTTCCATCATTCTGCTGGTCGTCCCGTACGACGGCCATCGTGAGCTGGTCTCGGAACTGGCGCCCACTTTCGCGGGCAAGCTCGTCGTCAGCTGTGTGAATCCGCTCGGCTTCGACAAGTCCGGGGCCTACGGCTTGGATGTCGAGGAAGGCAGCGCTGCCGAGCAGCTGCGCGACCTCGTGCCCGATGCCACCGTTGTGGCGGCCTTCCATCACCTGTCGGCGATCAACCTCTGGGAGCACGAGGGCCTCCTCCCTGAGGATGTGCTCGTGTGCGGAGACGATCGGTCCGCCAAGGACGAGGTGGCTCGCCTGGCCGTCGCGATCACCGGTCGGCCGGGTATCGACGGAGGGGTG
It includes:
- the npdG gene encoding NADPH-dependent F420 reductase — protein: MKSSKIAVVGGTGPQGKGLAYRFAAAGWPVVIGSRSAERAEEAAAEVRRHAGDGAVVSAADNASAAADCSIILLVVPYDGHRELVSELAPTFAGKLVVSCVNPLGFDKSGAYGLDVEEGSAAEQLRDLVPDATVVAAFHHLSAINLWEHEGLLPEDVLVCGDDRSAKDEVARLAVAITGRPGIDGGVLRVARQLEPLTAVLINVNRRYKTRSGLAVNGVVHDSRAA
- a CDS encoding IclR family transcriptional regulator, whose protein sequence is MTKAEVPGGATDERGEQSSEQLVPAVSRATRVLETLVQQSAGATLTELAKQCALAKSTASVLLRTMVVEGLVVYDQETRRYNLGPLLVEFGVAAIARTSAVAASRTYMEWLAERTELACLAIQPMPDGHFTAIAKIESRKAVKVTIEVGARFDRDTPLISRLAAAWPSRGRLEVVEYSAEELEELRAQGYGAVYGEYRPELNVVGVPVFDRDGEPCLFIALLGIGDDLTAEGVAGIAEYLVTASREISSHIGGRIPEDFPVPVGTPDLGARRG